In Parerythrobacter aestuarii, the sequence ACGAACAGGTGACGATCGCTCTCGGCGTGAACAACCTGTTCGACACCCTGCCGCAGACGCCGACTTTCGACGCCAACGGCTTCGTCAGCAGCACCAACAACGGTACGCTGGTGGGTTCGAACCAGGAGCAGGCCAACACCTACCCGAGCACCTACGACGTGCTGGGCCGTGACTTCTTCGCTTCGATTGCAGTCCGCTTCTAAGCGACCGGTCACACGGTAAAGAAAACGGGCGGTGAGGCTTCGGCCTCGCCGCCCTTTTCTTTTGTCCGCTCTGGGCGGATCGACAATTCAAGAAACACGCGACCAAGGGCTTACCGAGAAGCCGGTGGGTCAAGTCGTCACGAGGGGTAGGGGCGCTCGACCCTAAGACTGCAGGGTAAGCTCCCTGAAGTCGGCAAACGGGTCGGCAGCGCCGCTCTCGCTCAGCGGGGTCGATCTGGTTTCCACCAGCCCACCAGACTGAATAGCGCTGCGGAAACCCTCGCCATCGGCTGTCGTGCGACAGGCCTGTTCGAGGGAATTGATCCGACCGATCTCGTTCCGGGCCCGGCCAGCGAGGGTTTCCAAGGTTGATGCAACCTGCTGGCCTGTCACGCCTGCGCCTAGCAGCAGGGTCCGCCTTATCGCCTCGGAGATTTCCCATGCGGCCGAATTGGCTCCGAACCTTTGCGCGCCTTCCTGTACGGCCTGCATGACCAGCGGCGGAACATAGGCCTGGCCCTCGACCCGGTGGGCCAAGGCGGCATGCGCCACTGTAAAGAGGTCCTTGCGGTCGAAGATCCACCCGATCTGCATCCGCCGATCGCGGTTATGGGCAAGGATCGGCCCGTCCATCCGATGTGTCATGAGCGCCACCGTGCCATCCGGCCTGAGGACACGTCCGACTTCCTGCGATACTTCAGCCGTGTTGCCGTATTCGAACCCGAACTGGCTGACGACCGCATCGAAGCTCCCGGCGTCGAAAGGGAGTTTCTCCATTCCAATTCCGCCAATGGTCTCGCAACCCTGCGGCGGGGTCGGCAATTCGGGTGCAAGGTCGATACCGACGAGGGAGAGGTCGGGACGCTTGGCTGCCAGCCATCCCAACACCCGCCCGTCACCTGTTGCCAGGTCGAGAACGCGCGCTTGCTGGGGAAGAGCGGCGCACCAGTCCTGCCACTTGGCCCTTTGGAGAGCTTCGATCCCACTCCAACCGTCAGGCAGGCAACCGCCCTGTCCCTGACCGTCCTGCTGGGCCCAGAAATCTCCCCACGCGTCTTCGCCGACATTACTCATGGCAGTGAGTCTTCGTCGGTGACGACGTCGAAAGCAACCGTCATCCTTTGAGCAGCGCTGAAAGGGGTTGTGCCGTGATAGAGCGTGCTGGGAAACAGTGCGAGATGGCCAATCTGCGGCTCGATAACCTGCACCGGGCCTAGATCGAGCCGCAGGTCCGGCGCTGGACGCCCGATCTCGAGTGCACCATCGCCTGGTTGCCGTCCTTCCGGCAGGACCAGGTAGCAGGCCGAGCTGACGATACCTTGCGGATGGATGTGAGCGGTATGATGATCACCACCTCCAAACAGGCGCACCGACCACGAGCCCAGGATCTTCCACGGTGTGTCGCGGTGACGCAGGAGAGGATGGGTCGGATCGTGCGAAGGAAGCTGGTCACGATAGTTCTCCAGCGTCGCGCGGATGGCCTGCTGCAAGGCTGCAAACTCCGGCTCCAACCGATGGAACAAGATCCCACGTGTCTGCGACCCGCCGCGCAGCGATTGACCCAGCG encodes:
- a CDS encoding class I SAM-dependent methyltransferase encodes the protein MSNVGEDAWGDFWAQQDGQGQGGCLPDGWSGIEALQRAKWQDWCAALPQQARVLDLATGDGRVLGWLAAKRPDLSLVGIDLAPELPTPPQGCETIGGIGMEKLPFDAGSFDAVVSQFGFEYGNTAEVSQEVGRVLRPDGTVALMTHRMDGPILAHNRDRRMQIGWIFDRKDLFTVAHAALAHRVEGQAYVPPLVMQAVQEGAQRFGANSAAWEISEAIRRTLLLGAGVTGQQVASTLETLAGRARNEIGRINSLEQACRTTADGEGFRSAIQSGGLVETRSTPLSESGAADPFADFRELTLQS